In a genomic window of Quercus lobata isolate SW786 chromosome 4, ValleyOak3.0 Primary Assembly, whole genome shotgun sequence:
- the LOC115986009 gene encoding uncharacterized protein LOC115986009, with translation MKEGKWWVGNGTNIPLDHPAWFQTPNLHNPNLITGTVADLIDQATHSWKPDLVRYLYPPSISSEILSIPISKTDSVTDSLMWKFSNSGDFKVKKAYEILLEDANMSANATLRPLVIPDAVWNTLWKVRLPLKICNLVWKVIHDSLPTFQTLKGRGIPIAALCPFCDCDEESSSHLFLHCHFARACWYHEIYQKHYCTEHRISRQKIMEQGFQGQWSIILKISGVKHGRKKKAAFAYEARNRQGTVVFYGCSSSAANSVPVALLEGLREAAVTAFRLQYNQILVLSNCNFLVQLFNTGKVPDWEGKTLFADLQSLKQRGFCLSFRWIPAFVLVNVYNMAAMASSAPMHFQWPQHLTL, from the exons ATGAAAGAGGGGAAGTGGTGGGTGGGTAATGGCACTAATATTCCATTAGACCATCCTGCTTGGTTCCAAACTCCTAATTTGCATAACCCAAACCTTATCACAGGTACTGTGGCTGACTTAATTGACCAAGCCACTCACTCTTGGAAACCTGATCTTGTTAGATACCTGTACCCCCCCTCTATAAGTTCTGAAATTCTAAGCATCCCAATCTCTAAGACCGATTCTGTGACAGATTCTCTTATGTGGAAGTTTTCAAACTCAGGggattttaaagttaaaaaggCTTATGAGATTCTTTTGGAAGATGCTAATATGTCAGCCAATGCAACTCTTAGACCCCTTGTTATCCCTGATGCTGTGTGGAACACTTTATGGAAGGTTAGACTTCCCTTGAAAATCTGCAACTTGGTCTGGAAGGTAATCCATGATAGCTTGCCAACATTTCAGACTTTAAAGGGGAGGGGAATTCCAATTGCTGCCCTCTGCCCCTTTTGTGACTGTGATGAGGAGTCTTCTAgccatcttttccttcattgccATTTTGCTAGAGCTTGTTG GTACCATGAGATCTATCAAAAGCATTACTGTACTGAGCATAGGATATCTAGGCAGAAAATTATGGAGCAAGGGTTTCAAGGGCAATGGAGCATCATCCTCAAGATTTCTGGTGTCAAGcatggaagaaagaaaaaagctgCTTTTGCTTATGAGGCTAGGAACAGGCAGGGTACAGTGGTGTTCTACGGATGCAGCAGCAGTGCCGCTAACTCAGTCCCAGTTGCTTTGCTTGAAGGTCTTAGAGAAGCAGCTGTAACAGCTTTTAGGCTTCAATACAACCAGATTTTGGTTTTGAgcaattgtaattttttggttCAGTTGTTTAACACAGGCAAAGTACCGGATTGGGAAGGAAAAACCTTGTTTGCTGATCTGCAGTCCTTAAAGCAAAGGGGTTTTTGTCTTTCCTTCCGTTGGATCCCTGCTTTTGTGCTTGTTAATGTATATAATATGGCTGCTATGGCCTCCAGTGCTCCCATGCACTTTCAATGGCCACAGCACCTAACGTTGTAG